The stretch of DNA GGAcattgacagtgacagtgatacCTCATATCTTTTCTGGTCCTCTGCTGCCTTTTTGATCCACAtgatcttctcttttttctccatggTGCTCCAAGTTGCTTCCATTGCTTTCTGTGCCTTTGGCCGGTCGTTCTGCAAAACAAGAGATTCACgttaaatgtgtttatagtGTGTATGTACGTTAgtgcttttaaatgtattttgcagCACTTCTGTGACAGCATCATACAACTGTAGTTCATTATTAATTGTAGTGCGATTGTTGGGTTTTCTGCTATTCTCAATTTTTTAATCCattcaaatattacaaattCTACTGGACATACTGTCAAATAGAGACTTTGTTTTATATAGTAAGacaatatatacagtgcatatacaaaatatacatcTTTTATTCTAGATTTTAGACTATGAACTAGTGCCAGAGACTGAATGATGACACCTGGTGGTAAAAagataaacattaaaaacacattaaatgaaTTCATGCATGTATACCAGAGATCTGCTTCTGCCTGTCTTTGGTCATACATGTATACTCAAAATACACAAGTGAAATTTTAGTATCACATGTTGAACCAGtgtttaaattgtaaaaaattttTCACACTCCACAGATCCCATCTAATGGTACCTGCACTGACAATGGGACAGTGACACTTGATTGCATCACCGGTTTACAAGTTTTAACTATGATAGGAAGATTTCAGAAAGTCAAGCCTCTGGCATAACTTCCAAATTTGCAAAGATGACCCTGAAAAATTGAGTGCAAGATTCgccaaaggaaactggcatatGACAAATCTACAACGAGTTTGaaaaatcacctgaaaactgtaaagTAACAGCTTAGCCGTCTGGCAACTGctagaattttatttttctattatggcTGAGGTTACTGCGGCCTGCATGCTACCAGATTGCCCCACACTCTCCTTTCGAAGCTTCAAATATTCACGGGTAATTCTCACTGGAGCTCCAAAGCCCCAAAAACGGTATTCTGGACAGCCCGGCAAAGCTACCCGTTTTATTTTAGAAACCAGGAGTCATGTGTACCTTAAATCTGGCCAGGTAGTCTCCTATGACACTCTGCTGCCAGATGTCCTGAGCATTCTTGGGTGGGTCTGGCAGACGACTACGgtcttccttttccttcctctctgacTCTGCCTTCAGGACCGTTTCTAGGCGTTTATACTTCTCCTAAATGACCAAGACGAAGAGACAATCAAAAAATGCATTGGAAAATTAAATTACCAATCATGCATACAGTATCAGTATGATTTGGCTCCAGTTACCACTCTACTAGCCTGATATTTCTTCTGCAGTACATTACATTCCGTTGACTGGTTACCTTCTTTTTATCTGGAAGTTCATTCCACATACGTGCCAGCAGTCTTGTGAGTTCACTGTCAGAAAGGTCTGATCGCTCCTGCTGCAGTTTGGGCCGTTTTTCCTCAGAGAAGATGAACATGGCTGAAATGGGCCTTTTGGGTTTCTCTGGATTGGCCTGCAgatttcaaagcaaaaacaataatCAGAAAATGATCTGATATTTACATGCAACGCTACACATAAAATACCCTTAATTTTCCTGATAAAATTGTATCATGATCAAagtggcaaaacaaaaacaaaagttaaactGGACTGGAAATCGTAGTCTGTATCCGAGCAAATGTGAAGAGTGCAACCACCTCCACAAACTGGCTGTCTGTTGCTGTACACTCAGTCTTACCTTTGCCTTAGGGCTTTTCTTTTTGGAGGCAGGGCTGTTGGCTCCACTGCCTCTCTTAAGACCTATCTTATCCTCGCCCAGGACccgctgctgctcctccaccGACAAACTCTACGGATGACCACACATAAGAGAGAATATAAGTCAGAAACTCCTACAGAAAAACGCATAGCACACAAATGGAAAACACTAATGGCTGTGATGTGAAAACTGAGCAcggcaaaaacacaaatcaaaagagaaataaaacaatgagaCTTACACTGAGAAATCTGTTCATCTCAATTTCATACTCCTTCTTtctctaaaaaaacaaaaattacattattaagaCTGAGCTGAACGACTTGCTTTTCTTATCCGATATGCCACGATCCTGAACTCACCTGTTCACAGCGCTTCTGATAGCCGTCCTTCTCATTCTGTTTCAGCAGCTTCCACCGCTGGCTACACATCACCATACGCTCCGTGCTGGGTACGTCCTTCATGCTCGACATCAGCTCCGCGCAGAACATCGAGTAACCATTTCTGAAAGCATACCCGCGAAAAGTTTCGTCTAAATAACTCTCTCGTCGGGGCAGTGGCCTACAACCAGGATCGTTTTGATGGGTCAGCAGTGTGTTTTTAGGCATGACTCACGGTGGTGGCTTGTCAGGTCTGCCGTCAGATTTGTCCTTCAGGTGCCTCTCAGCCTTGGTCAGGGTGGACTTTACGATATCCCCTTGGGTCATGTTTAACTCCGGGTGCTGCTGTATGTACTCCCGCATTGTCTCCTGGAATATTGACAGGACACAAACGGttaaaatggaggaaaatactTCTCTACAGACACTACACTTTATCATCATTGTAAGACTCTGATGCAACATATCGCCGTCGTCGTAGTCTCACCTCgtactgtttctgctgctccagGGACTTTGTGATCcatttgagtctttttttgtcagacagCTGTGTCCACTGTTTGCCAAGACTGTCCTTAATGTCTTTGGTGGTCGCCTGGTGTCAAACAGCAAATATTAAGATCCGTAGTACCATTGTTTAAGATGCTGTATTTTGTATGTTGTAAATGCCTACACTCACATCTGGGTGTGTTTTGAGGAAGGCCTTCTTTTCATGGTTGTACCACAGCTGCTGGGGTGTCTTGGGCTTCTCTGGAACATTTGACCCTTTCTTGGTCATGCTCTCCACAAGGTCCGGGTGTTCTTCCCTACATTTGCACATCATAAACCAGACTAAGCAAAATTATCCTCCTTACATATGCTGGAAGAGCAGGCCTAATATCCCCAGTGTCAGTGCTACATTATAATGAAGACTAGTAATAAGTAATCTCACCTGAACTTCATCATACTTTGCACAAATGCTTCTTTGTCTCTTAAGAAGTCTTcaacatattttttctgtagaaaagaaaacaatgttttattagatttatttatttttttttaaaccgtaTCAAACAGTACCACAGTCCTCTTAAGTAGctgtggcttttgtttttgactgacCTTCTTTTTGTCAGGCAACTCCCTGTACTTCTTGGAGAGGATTTTAGTTAGATCTAGGTTGCTCATCTCAGGGTGCAACTTTGCGTATTTGGCCCTCTTTTCCATGAAGAAGCGGAAGTATGGAGTCAAGGGCTTCTTGGGGAAATCTGGATGTTTCTGTATATCATGGAGACGAAAAATGGGAGTGAAAAATCTGAGTTTTATTCATAAACTGCCAGTCGTTCATTAGTCAAGCAAAATGTATGTTTCAACTCACCTTTATTTTCTTGCCCTTGTAAGGGTTCTTGATGTAGTCTTGAGCATCAACTATCAGTTCTGTTAAAGTCCTGAATTTACGGATCTGTGGTtagagcagaaaaataaaacacataagcTAACTGGAGCACTGAATTGGACTTTTAGCAGACAATAAATTCGACTGTCTCACAATCAATATGAATATCACTTCAGCGGACTCACCTCTTTAGAGACCTCCTGCCACTTCTGCTTACACATCTCTGCTGTGAAGGCATTGAAGGCCACCTTCTGCCAGTCAAGGTGGGACTCTGATGTTTTGTATTTAGTCAGGTCTTTCTGAGGCAGGGCCACTTTCATGGCCTCCAGCAATTTTAAAAGGTCATCCTGCGCCCAAACTGTCATGgtgcaaagacaacagaaacaaacaaatataataattaatcGAACGATTAACACTTACAACTCTCTGCTGTCTTAAATATCtgacttaaataattaatatcaAAATACTCGTCAATAACTTATGACCAATTAACCGATTAATTATTTCAGCCCTAGTTGAATTATCTCCCCCCTAAGGGAAAGGGGaaggggaagggaaaaaaaaaaaaaaaatcactaagTGTTCCTATAGTAACTTAAGATTGTGCCTTTCTACTTTCTAGGATGTTTTTATGCTCAAACGAAAAACATCAATATTATTGGTATAGGGAGTTCAGCTCAAAATGTATTATAGAACAAATGCAATTAGTTTTTGGTCGTTATAATAAAAGATAGTTTTACTATTATTAGGaagaaaatttttttatatatatatataaaaatatataaatatatataaatatataaataaaacaaatgagggGAAAGTAAAACATCCCACCTTGGTCTTGGGTGGTTGCCTCCATTTCTCcattcatttgtggttttacggTCTTGTGTctacaaaagacacacaaaaaaaaaaaaatcaagtcatcAAACGTGATGTCTCACAGTAGCATGATCTTTAATAGACGACTACAATACAATCCTTAATGTGCAGGCTCACAATTAGCTTCTCCACCAGTaagtctttattattattaaatgacaGGATTTTATGATAAGGCCAATTTTTATCTGTGTAATATCCACACGATTGGGTTTGATTTCTCAAAAAGGGCGTCTAGTCTGTGATATAAAAGTAATCCTGATGTTTTCAAGTGGTGGAATTCAAATTTGCCTCTGGATAATGGTTTATGTTCATTACACCGCCCCTTAAACGTTTACGCTACATGGTGAGACATAGGCTATTGCTTGTGACGGCTTCAAATCTCAAATAACACTGCGGAGGGCTTCAACTAGCACGACTAGCTACGACAACGGGAGTCTCCGTCGAGCAAATTTCGCCAGCCGGAATCTGGCGTATTAGTACTGTCCTTATCCCACAAACAAAAGTACCGTGGACACACAGGAGCGACCATTTTCTCGCCCGGTCC from Xiphias gladius isolate SHS-SW01 ecotype Sanya breed wild chromosome 3, ASM1685928v1, whole genome shotgun sequence encodes:
- the ubtf gene encoding nucleolar transcription factor 1 isoform X1 encodes the protein MVGWRRAACALSGGRRRERWRRGGRTISAGTGARDRRRSAGYRSTLPFFLHNDAEAHAERQALCSSEINQPLWHGTDEVGHTRISCPLRRGRNWIRPRRHKTVKPQMNGEMEATTQDQVWAQDDLLKLLEAMKVALPQKDLTKYKTSESHLDWQKVAFNAFTAEMCKQKWQEVSKEIRKFRTLTELIVDAQDYIKNPYKGKKIKKHPDFPKKPLTPYFRFFMEKRAKYAKLHPEMSNLDLTKILSKKYRELPDKKKKKYVEDFLRDKEAFVQSMMKFREEHPDLVESMTKKGSNVPEKPKTPQQLWYNHEKKAFLKTHPDATTKDIKDSLGKQWTQLSDKKRLKWITKSLEQQKQYEETMREYIQQHPELNMTQGDIVKSTLTKAERHLKDKSDGRPDKPPPNGYSMFCAELMSSMKDVPSTERMVMCSQRWKLLKQNEKDGYQKRCEQRKKEYEIEMNRFLSSLSVEEQQRVLGEDKIGLKRGSGANSPASKKKSPKAKANPEKPKRPISAMFIFSEEKRPKLQQERSDLSDSELTRLLARMWNELPDKKKEKYKRLETVLKAESERKEKEDRSRLPDPPKNAQDIWQQSVIGDYLARFKNDRPKAQKAMEATWSTMEKKEKIMWIKKAAEDQKRYERDLCEMRSPAAAIASGKKMKFEGEPKKPPSNGYQKFSQEMLSNGELNHLPMKERMAEIGSRWQRLPLKDKDRYKKIAEEKQRQYKVQLEQWLASLSSQERNTYKEYNSQKRRTTAKPGGPKAKSKKSDTEEEEEEEEDDEDEEDEDDEQEKASSEADSSSEDDEDDEDDDDDKEEDEDDDEAEDKENKSEDSSSESNSPGTSDSDSD
- the ubtf gene encoding nucleolar transcription factor 1 isoform X4 translates to MNGEMEATTQDQVWAQDDLLKLLEAMKVALPQKDLTKYKTSESHLDWQKVAFNAFTAEMCKQKWQEVSKEIRKFRTLTELIVDAQDYIKNPYKGKKIKKHPDFPKKPLTPYFRFFMEKRAKYAKLHPEMSNLDLTKILSKKYRELPDKKKKKYVEDFLRDKEAFVQSMMKFREEHPDLVESMTKKGSNVPEKPKTPQQLWYNHEKKAFLKTHPDATTKDIKDSLGKQWTQLSDKKRLKWITKSLEQQKQYEETMREYIQQHPELNMTQGDIVKSTLTKAERHLKDKSDGRPDKPPPNGYSMFCAELMSSMKDVPSTERMVMCSQRWKLLKQNEKDGYQKRCEQRKKEYEIEMNRFLSSLSVEEQQRVLGEDKIGLKRGSGANSPASKKKSPKAKANPEKPKRPISAMFIFSEEKRPKLQQERSDLSDSELTRLLARMWNELPDKKKEKYKRLETVLKAESERKEKEDRSRLPDPPKNAQDIWQQSVIGDYLARFKNDRPKAQKAMEATWSTMEKKEKIMWIKKAAEDQKRYERDLCEMRSPAAAIASGKKMKFEGEPKKPPSNGYQKFSQEMLSNGELNHLPMKERMAEIGSRWQRLPLKDKDRYKKIAEEKQRQYKVQLEQWLASLSSQERNTYKEYNSQKRRTTAKPGGPKAKSKKSDTEEEEEEEEDDEDEEDEDDEQEKASSEADSSSEDDEDDEDDDDDKEEDEDDDEAEDKENKSEDSSSESNSPGTSDSDSD
- the ubtf gene encoding nucleolar transcription factor 1 isoform X3, whose amino-acid sequence is MGLHGGARSASNGDEAPLPSGAFGCSGSKPPFPLVGDRKQIPRPWSAGRLQLPVRPRPFASSFRGSSPTSAPTENPPLPSGPGEKMVAPVCPRHKTVKPQMNGEMEATTQDQVWAQDDLLKLLEAMKVALPQKDLTKYKTSESHLDWQKVAFNAFTAEMCKQKWQEVSKEIRKFRTLTELIVDAQDYIKNPYKGKKIKKHPDFPKKPLTPYFRFFMEKRAKYAKLHPEMSNLDLTKILSKKYRELPDKKKKKYVEDFLRDKEAFVQSMMKFREEHPDLVESMTKKGSNVPEKPKTPQQLWYNHEKKAFLKTHPDATTKDIKDSLGKQWTQLSDKKRLKWITKSLEQQKQYEETMREYIQQHPELNMTQGDIVKSTLTKAERHLKDKSDGRPDKPPPNGYSMFCAELMSSMKDVPSTERMVMCSQRWKLLKQNEKDGYQKRCEQRKKEYEIEMNRFLSSLSVEEQQRVLGEDKIGLKRGSGANSPASKKKSPKAKANPEKPKRPISAMFIFSEEKRPKLQQERSDLSDSELTRLLARMWNELPDKKKEKYKRLETVLKAESERKEKEDRSRLPDPPKNAQDIWQQSVIGDYLARFKNDRPKAQKAMEATWSTMEKKEKIMWIKKAAEDQKRYERDLCEMRSPAAAIASGKKMKFEGEPKKPPSNGYQKFSQEMLSNGELNHLPMKERMAEIGSRWQRLPLKDKDRYKKIAEEKQRQYKVQLEQWLASLSSQERNTYKEYNSQKRRTTAKPGGPKAKSKKSDTEEEEEEEEDDEDEEDEDDEQEKASSEADSSSEDDEDDEDDDDDKEEDEDDDEAEDKENKSEDSSSESNSPGTSDSDSD
- the ubtf gene encoding nucleolar transcription factor 1 isoform X2, with translation MVGWRRAACALSGGRRRERWRRGGRTISAGTGARDRRRSAGYRSTLPFFLHNDAEAHAERQALCSSEINQPLWHGTDEVGHTRISCPLRRGRNWIRPRRHKTVKPQMNGEMEATTQDQVWAQDDLLKLLEAMKVALPQKDLTKYKTSESHLDWQKVAFNAFTAEMCKQKWQEVSKEIRKFRTLTELIVDAQDYIKNPYKGKKIKKHPDFPKKPLTPYFRFFMEKRAKYAKLHPEMSNLDLTKILSKKYRELPDKKKKKYVEDFLRDKEAFVQSMMKFREEHPDLVESMTKKGSNVPEKPKTPQQLWYNHEKKAFLKTHPDATTKDIKDSLGKQWTQLSDKKRLKWITKSLEQQKQYEETMREYIQQHPELNMTQGDIVKSTLTKAERHLKDKSDGRPDKPPPNGYSMFCAELMSSMKDVPSTERMVMCSQRWKLLKQNEKDGYQKRCEQRKKEYEIEMNRFLSSLSVEEQQRVLGEDKIGLKRGSGANSPASKKKSPKAKANPEKPKRPISAMFIFSEEKRPKLQQERSDLSDSELTRLLARMWNELPDKKKEKYKRLETVLKAESERKEKEDRSRLPDPPKNAQDIWQQSVIGDYLARFKNDRPKAQKAMEATWSTMEKKEKIMWIKKAAEDQKRYERDLCEMRSPAAAIASGKKMKFEGEPKKPPSNGYQKFSQEMLSNGELNHLPMKERMAEIGSRWQRLPLKDKDRYKKIAEEKQRQYKVQLEQWLASLSSQERNTYKEYNSQKRRTTAKPGGPKAKSKKSDTEEEEEEEEDDEDEEDEDDEQEKASSEADSSSEDDEDDEDDDDDEEDEDDDEAEDKENKSEDSSSESNSPGTSDSDSD